The Triticum aestivum cultivar Chinese Spring chromosome 5A, IWGSC CS RefSeq v2.1, whole genome shotgun sequence genomic sequence aggagagtatccctatattacctatcccactccatgaagatgcaatactctcctgatctgcatggcaggttgatacttatcttaatgtgttccaagtggcttattcgggtaagcagagatgttgtcctgcagaacatcttctgaggaacacacctatatgaatttgactgttaacgttgcagtctgtgagaattgggtgttctctaataaattcatgaaaaggctctggagtatgacgtatacgctccacccgcggggaagccttgcggcagcccagtatcagtcaagaatttgtgtgaaactagtctcgcagaaaacttgtagttcaaggcatagtccactattcaagttgtgatctagtgtagcataaatctctaagtggaagttcaacttcacagtctccactaagcaccggtatataaacaatgttttggaactaaatgatgagatgcgccaatgagactttgtgggggattgttggaattttgctagtaggcctttggcccaaagcccaactaaaattctgaaattctcttggcccatttatgcacacatgtgagtggagtgagtgagactaaagtttaatcccaccccggaagttgagagagagttgcacctctttataaggtgagctcctctaccacttgtatgagcatgaaaagaggagacctacacgcgctcctcctcctcgctcgccgcgccgcgggattgagccgagccgaggacagagctatgcacgttgtctatatttttgctgctcggaaaaaattaatgagtcattaattaataattaatgaacgtgttaattactgaaccgtttctaattcttttggatcgtgacgactcgaacgtggggtttactcccacgacctacccggcccgcactacatagtcaggcagacgtctaccctagccgccgccgctttgtatggtttctcaccaccgtttcaAATCATTGCGCCGTCAAGCAAGTCTTCTCcgtccctcctttcggcgtgcaccgggagaagggacagcaggcctccggaaccccgcctctcgtgattcTGTATGAGAAAGGGGCGATTagatttttggggagcgcactcgcgcgactgctggcagcgacgacttcgcgaacgacgacttcttccccgacctcggcaacctcatcctcgacgacatgggcgacaacgtcaacgccggcggtgctgcacccgctgcaccatATGTTATTCTTTCCTTCTTGTTCAAGATCGttgtagaattcatgtttctagtatgtgccctagatgtgatctgttcatctactatgctagttcgcatgattagtttaatctctgctattgttgtcatgatctattttctatttattcggattaaatctcatagtaatttgCTTATTTTTCCAGCAGGATCTGTTTAGAACACatttagatgtgacataattatgtcacatctaaactGATGTCCACTTTAcatgtggtctatttttttgtttcTTATTGCTGTATTATATATTTGTGAGAGTTTAAATgcgacatccttaaaaaacatctgaACGTGAACTAGACAAACTGTTTAGAAAGACCATGCTGCTGAACTAGGCCTTATTAGCCATGCATTAAACTCGTCAGGCTCCGTCATGACCGGCCTTCCTTGAAAACCTTCACCAAAGCGCTCAACGATCCATAAATATCCTAGCTCTCGTCGGCAAATGAGGTGCGCCGTGCCGTGCCGTCAGTATCACGGGCAAGTACCCCCTCCGATCTGTCAAAACGTCAAGAGGCCCGTCCTTTTGACCCTAACCGTACAGAGAAGACCGAGCACAGATAACCTTCACATCGATCTGACACCACCCTCGAACTCGAATCAAATTATTGGTGCCATTTCTTGAACTAGCTAAACCAACTAGGGAGGATGCCTGACATATTGCAGACAGTATTTTACACTGCATGCATTAGCACATGCTGCCCGCGGGCCTTGTACAGAGCAAGCAGCAGGGGATCCCCTCTCATCTACACCTACTGGTAGGATTTACACACACGCTTCACACCGGTCTCATTCGCCTCAGGTCGTTGCACGTCGCCGGTTGCCTACTACCAAGTTTTCCTTGAGCTACGACTTAGAAACATCTACACGGTGGCACATCCTTGGCTACGAAAACTAGCACCATCTCACGTGGAGTGGATGTTTACaacggaagtagtactagtagtagtacatatAACTGATACAGTAACATATACTGGGGCAGGGTTCCATGATCTTCCGGTCATAGTTTGCAGCTACTCTCATTGTGCTCGTGCGCTTCTCCGTCTTGGTGGATCCGCTTCTGTTTTCACGGTTAGCGGTCCAGCGAACTGATCACCACCCTGCCAGATACACGGTTCAGAGGCATCAGATCTATGGCTACTGTACTGGATAGAGTCATGGTGGttggatctagcatttgggttcaTGATGTGGTGCACTTTAAAACAGGAGGGGATATTCGGTTTGAACTTTGAAGCCAACGCACCAGTCGTAGACGGTGGGGCTCCTGGGGGTGCCCGGGCTAGCCTCTATGCCGTCGGCGGCCATCCTGCCTTTGCGGCGCAGCTTGCTCCAGCCACTCTCTCCCCTGGGCGTCGTTGCTGCAGTCGCAAGCAAGCAAGCATGTCAGCCACAACACATCACGCCGGCCTCGAATGTAAAGTTAAGAAAAAAAAATTAGGAGGCAAAGGTGTAGGTAGATAAGATACCTGTGCCGAAGGGGGAGTCGGGGACGCTGGCCGGGGACGAGGGCGCGGAGCCGGAGCCGGACTCGCTGCGCGGCGACGTCACGGACAGGGCCGGCGGGCGGAGGATGGTGATGCTCCGCGTCACCGCCGGCGCCGCCACGTCGGCCGACGGCACGGCAGCGGCGGTCGTACCGGCCGCCGCGGAGGACGGGGAGAAGGAGGCGTACTTGCGGAGCCTGCCGAGGCCGTGGTCCGGCCGCGGCCCGGCCACTGTGTCGTCCCACAGCTGGTCAAGAAGCCCCATGGAGCACGACGATCCAACCAAACCTGCGCGTACGTGGTAGATCAGGAGCCACGTTCAtacaatcatcatcctcatctc encodes the following:
- the LOC123103772 gene encoding dormancy-associated protein homolog 3: MGLLDQLWDDTVAGPRPDHGLGRLRKYASFSPSSAAAGTTAAAVPSADVAAPAVTRSITILRPPALSVTSPRSESGSGSAPSSPASVPDSPFGTATTPRGESGWSKLRRKGRMAADGIEASPGTPRSPTVYDWVVISSLDR